One stretch of Oceanipulchritudo coccoides DNA includes these proteins:
- a CDS encoding glycosyltransferase family 2 protein, whose product MTEPLLAPEPPPDDDPREISAVVPVFNEEDSLEELTQRLVVVLSEQVGEDFEILFVDDGSTDGSWKRIRELHQKHPNHVRGLRHRRNFGKAAALAQGFRAADAKVIITMDADLQDQPEEIPKFIKALEEGHDLVSGWKQRRHDPLDKTLPSKVFNFVARSISGVKLHDMNCGFKAYRADVAKGVKLYGEMHRFIPILAHADGYRIGEIVVEHHARQHGHSKYGATRMFKGALDLLTAVVLTRYLRRPAHFFGGLGLLVGAVGIGVLSYLSIGWFLGYKGIGTRPLFFFGILGTLLSAQLISLGLVAELVLVRTLRLEPAAGVAERVGE is encoded by the coding sequence GCGGTCGTGCCGGTCTTCAATGAGGAGGATTCACTTGAGGAATTGACGCAGCGGTTGGTAGTGGTGCTCAGCGAACAGGTCGGGGAGGATTTTGAGATTCTCTTTGTCGATGATGGCAGTACGGATGGCTCGTGGAAGCGCATCCGTGAACTTCACCAAAAGCATCCCAATCACGTGCGCGGCCTGAGGCACCGGAGAAACTTTGGCAAGGCAGCAGCGCTTGCCCAGGGCTTTCGCGCGGCGGATGCAAAGGTCATTATCACGATGGATGCCGATCTGCAGGACCAGCCTGAGGAGATCCCCAAGTTTATCAAGGCCCTTGAGGAGGGGCATGACCTTGTTTCCGGATGGAAGCAGCGTCGTCACGATCCGCTCGACAAGACCCTGCCCTCGAAAGTTTTTAATTTCGTCGCCCGGTCAATTTCCGGAGTGAAGCTCCACGACATGAACTGCGGGTTCAAGGCCTACCGGGCCGATGTGGCGAAGGGCGTCAAACTCTACGGTGAGATGCACCGCTTTATCCCGATCCTGGCCCATGCCGATGGATACCGGATCGGGGAAATTGTCGTCGAGCATCATGCCCGTCAGCACGGCCATTCCAAATACGGTGCCACCCGGATGTTCAAGGGCGCGTTGGATTTATTGACCGCTGTCGTCCTCACGCGCTACCTGCGTCGCCCGGCACATTTCTTTGGGGGGCTTGGATTGCTGGTTGGAGCGGTCGGGATCGGGGTTCTCTCCTATCTGAGTATCGGCTGGTTCCTTGGATACAAAGGGATCGGGACGCGACCTCTGTTTTTCTTCGGCATCCTCGGGACCTTGTTATCCGCACAATTGATATCCCTTGGACTGGTGGCCGAGTTGGTCCTGGTGAGGACCCTGCGACTCGAACCGGCTGCAGGTGTCGCCGAGCGGGTAGGGGAGTAG
- a CDS encoding glycosyltransferase family 4 protein, with translation MKIAYTHQAFMDQRYGGISRYLVKLAEEMRKSGNDPRIFPAVHQNAYVQKGHPDHAPGLNLAWLPAFPKPLVFPLNQFINSRQIRNWNPDIVHETLYSPRDLRHIKKPLVITVHDLINEKLPHCSYKAKENIALKRRAIERADHIICVSENTRKDLLAYYNVNESDVSTVHHGVDNLTDKEECPESRENMILYVGLRARYKNFNRLVQAYASSSVMNSSYKIVTLGGKPFSSSEKEFFTKLGLAKDQVQRVEGNDSTLDSLYRRASVFVYPSLYEGFGIPPLEAMMRGCPVAASRVSSIPEVTGDAASMFDPYDIDEMRQAIEQVLLDDSFRLKLVQSGYERIPLFSWQKCAEKTLEIYNGLLS, from the coding sequence ATGAAAATAGCCTACACTCACCAAGCCTTTATGGACCAACGTTACGGGGGTATCTCACGGTATCTTGTAAAGCTGGCAGAGGAGATGAGAAAATCCGGGAACGATCCAAGAATATTCCCCGCTGTACACCAGAACGCCTACGTCCAGAAGGGGCACCCGGATCATGCCCCGGGACTGAATTTAGCCTGGCTACCTGCTTTCCCGAAACCTCTGGTCTTCCCGCTCAATCAATTTATCAACAGCCGCCAGATAAGGAATTGGAACCCGGACATAGTGCATGAGACCCTTTATTCGCCTCGAGACCTGCGCCACATCAAAAAGCCTCTTGTCATAACAGTCCATGACCTGATCAATGAGAAACTTCCGCATTGCTCCTACAAGGCAAAGGAAAACATTGCCTTGAAACGGAGGGCCATTGAAAGGGCAGACCACATCATTTGCGTCTCGGAAAATACCCGGAAAGACTTGTTGGCTTACTACAATGTCAATGAATCGGATGTTTCGACTGTTCACCACGGCGTGGACAACCTGACAGATAAAGAGGAATGCCCGGAATCCCGTGAAAACATGATTCTATACGTGGGCTTGCGAGCTCGATACAAGAACTTCAATCGCCTTGTCCAAGCATATGCCTCTTCAAGTGTAATGAATTCCTCCTACAAAATTGTGACTCTGGGCGGTAAACCATTTTCAAGTTCAGAAAAGGAATTCTTCACGAAACTCGGACTTGCAAAGGATCAGGTCCAACGGGTGGAAGGAAATGATTCAACCCTGGACAGCCTATATCGTCGCGCCTCCGTTTTTGTTTATCCATCCCTCTACGAAGGGTTCGGAATCCCTCCGCTCGAGGCCATGATGCGCGGATGCCCGGTAGCCGCCAGCCGAGTCAGCTCGATTCCAGAAGTCACTGGTGATGCTGCTTCAATGTTCGATCCGTATGATATCGATGAGATGCGGCAGGCTATCGAACAGGTTCTCCTCGACGACTCATTCAGGCTGAAGCTGGTGCAAAGTGGTTATGAGAGAATTCCGCTCTTTTCATGGCAGAAGTGTGCTGAGAAAACACTGGAAATCTACAACGGGTTGCTCTCCTGA
- a CDS encoding class I SAM-dependent methyltransferase: MTCKICNGPTSVLFKHLVLNRHTVRYDRCEECGFVSTEEPHWLDEAYARPINLCDTGLLFRNEKMRDVFSLLFKIYFNKQDRFLDYAGGYGVLTRFMRDCGFDFYWNDPFTENLFARGFEMTEEHIPYSALTCCECFEHLADPMQELQKQLGISRNIFLTTTLISMNPPAPEDWDYYGFDHGQHVAFYTLKSLGIMARKHGLHLSSNGRQFHYIGEKKIPRIMMQLAYSPLVRFTPYLVRALNGSYTQADHDRLS, translated from the coding sequence ATGACCTGTAAAATCTGCAACGGACCAACCTCAGTCTTGTTCAAGCATTTGGTGTTGAACCGCCACACGGTGCGCTACGACCGGTGTGAGGAATGTGGGTTTGTTTCCACCGAAGAGCCACACTGGTTGGATGAAGCATATGCCCGCCCGATAAACCTTTGCGATACCGGCCTTTTGTTCCGCAACGAAAAGATGCGGGATGTTTTCTCTCTCCTTTTCAAGATCTACTTTAACAAACAAGACCGTTTTCTTGATTATGCTGGAGGATACGGTGTGCTCACCCGTTTCATGCGTGACTGCGGTTTTGATTTTTACTGGAATGATCCCTTCACGGAGAATCTTTTTGCCAGGGGATTTGAAATGACTGAGGAGCATATCCCATATTCAGCATTAACCTGCTGCGAGTGTTTTGAACATCTTGCTGATCCCATGCAAGAGCTACAAAAGCAACTGGGCATCAGCCGGAATATTTTTCTGACAACGACTCTGATCTCAATGAACCCTCCCGCCCCTGAAGACTGGGACTACTATGGATTCGACCACGGTCAGCATGTGGCCTTTTATACACTCAAATCCCTTGGGATAATGGCGAGGAAACATGGACTGCACCTTTCCTCAAACGGCAGGCAATTCCACTACATCGGTGAAAAGAAAATTCCAAGGATCATGATGCAATTGGCTTACAGCCCGCTTGTACGCTTTACGCCCTACTTGGTTCGAGCCCTCAACGGAAGTTATACTCAAGCAGACCATGATCGCTTGAGTTAA
- a CDS encoding glycosyltransferase family 2 protein: MNSGNSNLPDRPSKTPVAFLVYNRPELTRRVFEKIRQARPPILLVVADGPNPGKPGDTGKCSEVRNLITQGIDWECELKTNFSKTNLGCGKRISSGLDWVFEEVPEAIILEDDCLPDKSFFLFCDELLERYRDDHSIMQICGFQLMPSSQENDPYSYSFSRHSPIWGWASWARAWSHYDFDMKAWKHSDFSRRLRKTGVPAREVIWRNIVNARILNGQINTWDYQWDFAKLQNGSLSIVPRNNLIKNIGIGVDSTHTHGSAQYPEPQPMQFPLNHPSKQVSNRAFDNAFSREFVPSWPRIFLQRLKCLYGNLFPKVNGT; the protein is encoded by the coding sequence ATGAATTCAGGTAATTCCAATCTGCCCGATCGCCCGTCAAAGACCCCTGTGGCTTTCCTGGTCTATAATCGTCCGGAATTAACCCGGCGCGTGTTTGAGAAAATCCGGCAGGCGCGCCCACCAATACTGTTAGTGGTTGCCGACGGACCAAACCCCGGAAAGCCGGGTGACACCGGCAAGTGTTCCGAGGTGAGGAACCTCATCACTCAAGGAATAGACTGGGAGTGTGAGTTGAAGACCAATTTTTCGAAAACCAATCTCGGGTGTGGAAAGCGTATTTCAAGTGGACTGGATTGGGTCTTCGAAGAAGTTCCTGAAGCCATTATCCTGGAGGATGATTGTTTGCCGGATAAATCCTTCTTCCTGTTTTGTGATGAATTGCTGGAAAGATACAGGGACGACCATTCCATAATGCAGATTTGTGGCTTTCAATTGATGCCTTCCAGTCAGGAGAACGACCCATACAGTTACAGCTTCAGCCGACACTCACCCATCTGGGGATGGGCAAGCTGGGCAAGAGCGTGGAGCCATTATGACTTCGATATGAAAGCCTGGAAACATTCAGACTTTTCAAGACGATTGCGAAAAACCGGAGTCCCTGCGCGGGAAGTCATTTGGCGGAATATCGTGAATGCACGGATTCTGAATGGCCAGATCAACACTTGGGATTATCAATGGGACTTCGCAAAACTCCAAAATGGTTCCCTCAGTATTGTTCCCAGGAATAACTTAATTAAAAACATCGGTATTGGCGTGGATTCAACCCACACTCATGGTTCAGCTCAATATCCAGAACCTCAGCCAATGCAATTCCCCTTAAACCATCCATCAAAGCAGGTCAGCAATCGCGCCTTTGATAATGCTTTTTCGAGGGAATTTGTGCCATCGTGGCCCCGGATATTCCTGCAGCGTTTGAAGTGCTTGTATGGCAATCTGTTTCCAAAAGTAAACGGGACTTAG
- a CDS encoding flippase, which translates to MEVKAFTKSGIRRYFQNTSWLMGGHTFRMAVNMAVTIAMARYLGPQEFGRLNFVLAITLLLGVLANLGLDKRLQKELAERPDRRDVTLGTYIVLTLAASLFVYLLMAMVIITGTGDLTNLPLYLWLGAVFLFSPLRCTEIWFQTQVRSQLTVIAGSAGVTLSAIVKIYLILTGAGLPLFAAAIFLETLVTIILLLGFYRLKAGTFTDWKVDWKLSRQLLSDSWPLLLSGIAVTVYMQIDQVMLGLLLDEEAVGHYSAAIRISTVWYFIPMMLATSLFPAIVKARADSEAQYRSRLRQYFELNAFVAYLITVPLAIGAFWLVPLLFGQSYGQASLILSVHIWSLLFVFLGVARGQALLVEEQYRFVMISTVSGAVLNIVLNLLLIPSLGGVGAAVATLLAQAFASVGACFAYSPVRPIGLALVKAAVFPFSFISDLTRSQDQ; encoded by the coding sequence ATGGAAGTAAAGGCGTTCACAAAAAGCGGGATTAGACGCTACTTCCAGAATACGAGCTGGTTAATGGGGGGCCATACTTTCCGCATGGCCGTGAACATGGCCGTGACAATTGCCATGGCCCGTTATCTGGGACCGCAGGAGTTCGGGCGCCTGAACTTTGTCCTCGCGATCACATTGTTGTTGGGCGTGCTCGCCAATCTGGGACTGGATAAACGTCTCCAGAAGGAGCTCGCGGAAAGACCGGACAGACGGGATGTGACATTGGGAACTTATATTGTTCTCACGCTGGCTGCTTCTCTTTTTGTCTACTTGCTGATGGCGATGGTGATTATTACCGGAACCGGAGATCTAACAAACCTCCCTCTCTATCTGTGGCTTGGGGCAGTCTTCCTTTTCTCTCCGCTTCGATGTACGGAAATCTGGTTTCAGACGCAGGTGCGATCGCAGTTAACTGTCATTGCTGGATCTGCAGGGGTGACCTTGTCCGCCATTGTCAAAATCTATTTAATCCTGACGGGTGCCGGGCTACCGTTGTTCGCCGCAGCCATATTCCTTGAAACTCTGGTGACGATCATCCTCCTGCTTGGATTCTACAGGCTGAAAGCTGGCACCTTTACCGACTGGAAAGTTGACTGGAAGCTATCCCGGCAACTTTTATCAGACAGTTGGCCACTGCTACTCTCCGGAATTGCAGTGACCGTATACATGCAAATCGATCAGGTCATGCTGGGCCTTCTGCTGGACGAGGAAGCAGTCGGTCACTACTCAGCCGCGATCCGCATCAGCACGGTCTGGTACTTTATTCCCATGATGCTGGCGACATCCTTGTTTCCCGCGATAGTCAAAGCCCGTGCTGACTCCGAAGCCCAGTACCGATCACGCTTGCGGCAATACTTTGAGCTCAATGCTTTTGTTGCTTACCTGATAACAGTGCCATTGGCCATTGGAGCTTTCTGGCTTGTTCCTCTCCTCTTTGGCCAAAGCTATGGCCAAGCATCATTGATCCTGTCCGTTCATATCTGGAGCCTCCTGTTTGTTTTTCTGGGTGTTGCGAGGGGCCAGGCCCTTCTCGTCGAGGAGCAGTATCGATTTGTCATGATTTCAACTGTTTCAGGAGCTGTTCTCAACATTGTTCTCAACCTTCTCCTGATTCCTTCACTCGGTGGAGTTGGTGCCGCGGTAGCAACATTGCTTGCCCAGGCCTTTGCCTCTGTTGGCGCTTGTTTTGCCTATTCGCCTGTCCGGCCAATCGGATTAGCGCTTGTCAAGGCAGCTGTCTTTCCGTTCAGCTTTATAAGCGACCTCACCCGGAGCCAAGACCAATGA
- a CDS encoding glycosyltransferase family 2 protein, which produces MSPSVSVITVCRNALKDLRKTADSVFLQSADDFEWIIVDGASTDGTGEFLETLDQPWIHTISEPDEGIYDAMNKGLAKASGEWVWFMNAGDCFHDQSSVQKVAQADSNLDICFGESLVYDGKGNNLGPRSYVTPHALPEFLERSQFTHGMVVSHQAFVVKRRLVPTFAHPRYRFSADLDWMLRILAEPRNSVNLGTLARIDRDGATLQNWEQSQYERFLILARHFGTVPTLINHCTILLRRLLHGKRTKLWK; this is translated from the coding sequence ATGAGCCCCTCTGTCAGTGTGATCACAGTCTGCCGGAATGCCTTGAAGGATTTGCGGAAGACTGCGGATTCCGTGTTTCTCCAATCGGCGGATGATTTTGAGTGGATCATCGTCGATGGAGCCTCAACCGACGGGACAGGTGAATTTCTCGAGACTCTGGATCAACCATGGATTCACACGATCAGCGAGCCCGATGAGGGGATTTACGATGCCATGAACAAGGGGTTGGCAAAAGCCAGCGGGGAATGGGTCTGGTTCATGAACGCGGGAGACTGCTTTCATGATCAATCCTCCGTGCAAAAGGTGGCACAGGCGGATTCCAATTTAGATATCTGCTTTGGTGAGAGTCTTGTTTACGATGGCAAAGGAAATAACCTGGGGCCGCGATCATACGTAACGCCCCACGCATTACCGGAATTTCTCGAAAGATCCCAATTCACTCACGGAATGGTGGTTTCACATCAGGCCTTCGTGGTTAAAAGGCGCTTGGTCCCAACATTTGCACATCCGCGATATCGGTTTTCCGCAGATCTGGATTGGATGCTCAGGATTCTTGCCGAGCCCCGCAATTCCGTGAATCTCGGCACCCTTGCCAGAATCGACCGTGACGGAGCCACTCTCCAGAACTGGGAGCAATCCCAGTATGAACGCTTTCTCATCCTCGCAAGGCACTTTGGTACCGTGCCGACCCTAATAAACCATTGCACGATTTTGTTGCGGCGTCTTCTACATGGGAAAAGGACCAAGCTATGGAAGTAA
- a CDS encoding DUF354 domain-containing protein — protein sequence MRILIEAHHPGDIHFWKYPVQELQDRGHKVLMLGRDRDVMRRLVEAYDWIPHKIPKRSSNRNRFPLKEMLSRQWAVAQAVHRFRPDIVSSLFGSYCQSAGMMGCPNIIFTDSEFQHFNHRIAHPFADAVYTPYCFWKDLGSKQVHYNGIHELAFLDGRRFVPDQKVLENHGNLVPGKYVVIRLSAWNTFHDINHQGIGKAVFEFINRFKDTWQIVISAEENQLPEELRQYAMPVPPEDFHHVLGFARFVLTEGASTASEAACLGIPTVYINSTEPRGYLQMLEDRYGLVQNFREAGMGMPAAINWLSSLDDSSMVKMRANRQKLIEDHCDVTKFVVNVLEGAHKE from the coding sequence ATGCGTATCCTGATAGAGGCCCATCATCCCGGAGACATCCACTTCTGGAAATATCCCGTCCAGGAGCTGCAGGATCGCGGTCACAAGGTCCTGATGCTCGGCCGGGATCGCGATGTGATGCGCAGGCTGGTGGAGGCCTATGATTGGATCCCGCACAAGATTCCAAAGCGTTCAAGCAACCGCAACCGCTTTCCCCTGAAGGAAATGCTCTCCCGGCAATGGGCTGTTGCTCAAGCAGTGCACCGTTTCAGGCCGGATATTGTAAGCAGCCTGTTTGGAAGCTATTGCCAGAGTGCCGGAATGATGGGATGCCCGAATATCATCTTCACCGATTCGGAATTCCAGCATTTCAACCACCGCATTGCCCACCCGTTTGCAGATGCCGTGTATACGCCGTACTGCTTTTGGAAGGACCTGGGGTCCAAGCAAGTTCACTACAATGGTATCCATGAACTGGCCTTTCTCGATGGAAGGCGGTTTGTCCCGGATCAGAAAGTCCTGGAAAACCATGGGAATCTGGTTCCCGGTAAATATGTCGTGATCCGCCTGTCCGCGTGGAATACCTTTCACGACATCAATCACCAGGGCATCGGCAAAGCTGTTTTTGAATTTATCAATCGCTTCAAGGATACCTGGCAAATTGTCATTTCCGCCGAGGAAAACCAGTTGCCGGAGGAATTACGGCAGTACGCGATGCCTGTGCCCCCGGAAGACTTTCATCATGTTCTCGGGTTCGCCCGCTTTGTCCTGACCGAGGGCGCGTCCACCGCAAGCGAAGCGGCCTGCCTCGGTATTCCCACAGTCTATATCAATTCAACTGAACCTCGCGGTTACCTCCAGATGCTAGAGGACAGATACGGCCTTGTGCAAAACTTCAGGGAGGCCGGCATGGGTATGCCGGCGGCCATTAACTGGCTAAGTTCACTTGATGACTCATCCATGGTGAAGATGCGGGCTAACCGCCAGAAGCTCATCGAGGATCATTGTGATGTGACAAAATTTGTCGTGAATGTTCTGGAGGGGGCACACAAGGAATGA
- a CDS encoding ArnT family glycosyltransferase, with protein MPDSQYSRWTIATWIWVGMLSVVALLTASQYGDSWDEKLRFDAGELKLGYYQALLSGDMEGAVEKAPRGDNYPGFHDLNLAILRRISPAPDFLTGNLFSAILGILGVIGTVRLARILGGPAAGFWAGVLLTLLPAWYGHMFINPKDIPFACGYIWALNFIFQWITSRKAPSWRIVIICGVAIGVAMASRIGGLLLICYLGLFIGLSWMLDLWNSGPNGGKDFTFKVMKAQLPRLLTVLCISFFILLLYWPSGQLRPFSGAGETLGKITHYDWPMPVFFEGAFISAPDLPAYYILKMFLLKVPVITLLLFAASIGLSIMEVRKRWTRPKGRGQSGLGLFLIFFSILFPLLYVIVRDSILYNGLRHLLFVLPSICVVAGWALCRLDKLLRDRLPRLLVPLRVAFIAALLLPFASMIRLHPYQYIYYNELAGGTANASRSYELDYWGTVYKELAEEFYAHLAEERPAFSRPEVVVNMEHVTWLFTPFLPEETSLPITVTRSRPDDDDYYAAATTWAADQFYEGEVIVEVTRAGATLGVVKDRRDP; from the coding sequence ATGCCGGATTCCCAATACAGCCGATGGACAATTGCCACCTGGATCTGGGTGGGGATGCTGTCCGTCGTGGCCTTGCTGACGGCGAGCCAATACGGCGACAGCTGGGATGAAAAACTTCGCTTTGATGCAGGAGAATTAAAGCTCGGCTATTATCAAGCTCTCCTCAGCGGAGATATGGAGGGTGCAGTGGAAAAGGCGCCCCGGGGCGACAACTATCCCGGTTTCCATGACCTCAATCTTGCCATACTTCGGCGAATCTCCCCCGCACCAGACTTTCTTACCGGCAATTTGTTTTCGGCCATCCTTGGCATTCTTGGCGTCATTGGGACAGTCCGACTGGCGCGAATTCTGGGCGGTCCTGCCGCAGGTTTCTGGGCAGGCGTACTCCTGACCCTTCTGCCCGCCTGGTACGGGCACATGTTCATCAATCCGAAGGATATCCCGTTCGCTTGTGGATACATTTGGGCCCTTAATTTTATTTTTCAATGGATCACTAGCAGGAAAGCACCCTCATGGCGCATTGTCATCATCTGTGGAGTCGCCATAGGCGTCGCGATGGCATCGCGTATCGGAGGCCTCCTGCTTATATGCTACCTTGGGCTCTTCATCGGACTAAGCTGGATGCTTGATCTCTGGAACTCAGGACCGAACGGCGGGAAGGATTTCACATTCAAGGTGATGAAAGCTCAACTGCCCCGGCTTTTGACTGTCCTCTGTATCAGCTTTTTCATTCTACTCCTGTACTGGCCATCCGGTCAGCTACGACCCTTTTCAGGTGCTGGGGAAACCCTCGGTAAGATCACACATTATGATTGGCCCATGCCCGTCTTTTTTGAAGGGGCCTTTATCAGCGCCCCGGATCTTCCGGCCTACTACATCCTGAAAATGTTTCTCCTGAAGGTTCCGGTCATTACCCTTCTTCTCTTTGCCGCTTCCATCGGATTATCAATCATGGAAGTCAGAAAAAGGTGGACCCGACCGAAGGGCCGTGGGCAATCCGGGTTGGGCTTGTTCCTTATCTTCTTCTCAATCTTGTTTCCACTGCTCTACGTCATTGTCAGGGACTCTATTCTCTATAATGGACTGCGCCACCTGCTCTTTGTCCTACCCTCCATTTGCGTTGTTGCTGGTTGGGCTCTCTGCCGACTGGACAAACTCCTCAGAGACCGGCTCCCACGACTGCTTGTCCCGCTCCGCGTGGCTTTTATCGCGGCCCTGCTGCTTCCCTTCGCCAGCATGATCCGGCTCCATCCTTATCAATATATTTATTACAATGAACTGGCCGGAGGAACCGCCAATGCCTCCCGAAGCTATGAACTGGATTACTGGGGCACCGTCTACAAGGAACTGGCAGAGGAGTTCTATGCGCACCTTGCTGAGGAAAGACCGGCCTTTTCCAGGCCCGAGGTAGTCGTCAACATGGAGCATGTCACCTGGCTCTTTACCCCCTTCCTGCCTGAAGAAACGAGCCTTCCGATCACCGTCACCCGATCGCGTCCGGATGATGATGACTACTATGCGGCTGCAACAACTTGGGCCGCAGACCAATTTTACGAGGGAGAAGTCATTGTCGAGGTGACTCGAGCAGGTGCCACACTCGGGGTTGTCAAGGATCGGAGAGACCCTTAA
- a CDS encoding ArnT family glycosyltransferase, with product MRGLFVVVIGYIILFGIQYSFDALAHAPQLDAQENLVIAQAIKDSSLEPEPFYRALLYPYILGLFDAGDHPMRGLFFGLICHLLCGWLVSRIALSLWESRQLGTLSGLLYLINPVSLFFAVQLLDVTLSITLFLGGLALAMSRRIDFWTILLSGLFMGLAVITRPHFLPLALAMPVILMLRQSRLAPRWLTMWVPLGAILLIQGILNFQHSAEFRVLPWQGAYNLWAANKPSANGLYYKQSVDMSQRGSVRNPAKAESVYLYGQAHPAEEPPYSIDKMNAYWRELFVDQVKTSPTQVLRLWVFKAYATANAFEQYNNLTFSFHKARLPLLNYNPINWGILFVFASLGLMQLYRKDPRSATTMTLIIMAYASVLILFYASARFRLPLVPLMAVLAVGSLPWFRNLLDEKSRLVITVGVVLVSGGLAFSSFGEIRNTDTFIQDKLLLANANAEVNNDLEAAKWARQVLQESPNRLEAQRIYAISYFNLRLTNSKGWKVFGTWDEQKDWVNPGSTQDADLATILAFYKWHWGEQETATRIWQQVSKSQASAPSLAGLTLSVLNTKENALTPKQLTIKTLLSED from the coding sequence ATGCGTGGCCTTTTTGTAGTAGTGATTGGCTACATTATCCTCTTTGGCATCCAATACTCGTTTGATGCCCTTGCCCATGCACCTCAACTGGATGCGCAAGAGAATCTTGTCATCGCACAAGCCATAAAGGATAGCAGCCTTGAACCGGAACCTTTCTACAGGGCGCTCCTCTATCCATATATCCTAGGACTATTCGATGCTGGCGATCATCCGATGCGTGGCCTTTTCTTTGGCCTGATCTGCCATCTGCTCTGTGGTTGGCTTGTCTCCCGGATTGCCCTGTCCCTCTGGGAATCCAGACAACTTGGCACCCTATCGGGTCTGCTGTATCTAATAAATCCGGTCTCACTGTTCTTTGCTGTTCAGTTATTGGATGTGACCCTTTCCATTACCCTGTTTCTTGGCGGGTTGGCCCTCGCCATGTCTCGACGGATAGATTTCTGGACCATTCTCCTGAGCGGACTGTTCATGGGTTTGGCGGTGATCACCAGGCCACACTTCCTTCCACTTGCCCTGGCCATGCCCGTTATCCTGATGCTCCGGCAATCCCGCCTGGCTCCGCGTTGGTTGACAATGTGGGTTCCTCTTGGGGCAATTCTACTTATACAGGGAATATTAAATTTCCAGCATTCGGCCGAATTCCGGGTACTTCCCTGGCAGGGTGCCTACAATCTCTGGGCAGCCAACAAGCCTTCAGCGAACGGCCTCTATTACAAGCAATCAGTCGACATGTCCCAGCGTGGATCGGTGCGCAACCCCGCCAAGGCGGAGTCGGTTTACCTGTACGGACAAGCACATCCAGCGGAAGAACCGCCCTACTCGATCGACAAGATGAACGCATACTGGCGCGAACTGTTTGTTGACCAAGTCAAGACCAGTCCCACGCAGGTGCTTCGTCTCTGGGTTTTCAAGGCTTACGCGACCGCCAATGCATTTGAGCAATATAACAACCTGACATTCTCATTCCACAAGGCGCGCTTACCGTTATTGAATTACAACCCCATTAACTGGGGAATTCTTTTTGTCTTCGCGAGCCTCGGATTGATGCAACTTTACCGGAAAGACCCTCGCTCAGCCACTACGATGACTTTAATTATCATGGCGTACGCCTCCGTACTCATTCTCTTCTATGCGAGTGCCCGTTTCCGCCTGCCCCTTGTTCCCTTGATGGCTGTCCTGGCCGTTGGAAGTTTACCCTGGTTCAGGAACCTGCTGGACGAGAAAAGTCGCTTGGTCATCACGGTGGGCGTTGTCCTCGTGAGCGGTGGCCTTGCCTTCAGTTCATTCGGGGAAATCCGCAATACGGACACCTTTATTCAGGATAAGCTCTTGTTGGCCAATGCAAATGCCGAGGTGAACAACGACCTTGAGGCGGCGAAATGGGCCCGGCAAGTTCTTCAGGAATCACCAAACCGGCTGGAGGCACAACGCATTTACGCAATCAGCTATTTCAATCTGCGCCTCACCAACTCCAAGGGCTGGAAAGTATTCGGCACATGGGACGAACAGAAAGATTGGGTCAATCCGGGATCAACGCAGGATGCGGATCTGGCGACGATCCTCGCTTTCTACAAATGGCATTGGGGAGAGCAAGAAACAGCCACGCGAATCTGGCAACAAGTGAGCAAGTCCCAAGCCAGCGCACCTTCACTTGCCGGTCTGACTTTGTCTGTACTGAATACAAAAGAGAATGCGCTGACTCCAAAGCAGCTGACCATTAAAACCCTTCTATCAGAAGATTAG